One Paenibacillus sp. FSL W8-0186 genomic window carries:
- the metG gene encoding methionine--tRNA ligase: MAEKKTFYITTPIYYPSDKLHIGHAYTTVAGDAIARYKRLRGYDVRYLTGTDEHGQKIERKAQESGKTPQQFVDDIVVGIKDLWRKLDISNDDFIRTTEPRHKAVVEEIFDRLVKKGDIYKGEYEGWYCTPCESFFTERQLVDGNCPDCGRPVELVKEESYFFRMSHYADRLLQYYEENPDFIQPESRKNEMINNFIKPGLEDLAVSRTTFDWGIRVKGDPKHVIYVWIDALSNYITALGYGTDNPELYDRYWPADVHLVGKEIVRFHTIYWPIMLMALDLPLPKKVFGHGWLLTKGGKMSKSKGNVVDPNMLIDRYGLDATRYYLLREVPFGSDGSFTPESFVQRVNSDLANDLGNLLNRTVAMIGKYFDGELPAYRPNVTPYDAELSELAQQTIRKVEEVMENLEFSVALTAISAFIGRTNKYIDETQPWVLAKDEAKREELASVMVHLAESLRIASILLQPFLTQAPAKIWAQLGIEPGELTSWESAKSFGLIPAGTKLGKGEPIFPRLDADQEIQYIVDSMSAGAEPAPEEPAKAQEAEAVKEESKPEIGIDDFAKVELRVAEVIACEPVPKADKLLKLQLDLGYEQRQVVSGIAKFYKPEELVGRKVICVTNLKPVKLRGELSQGMILAASQGDKLTLATVPDSMPNGAIVK; the protein is encoded by the coding sequence ATGGCTGAGAAAAAAACATTCTATATCACGACGCCGATTTATTATCCAAGCGACAAGCTGCATATCGGTCACGCTTACACGACGGTGGCCGGGGACGCTATTGCGCGTTACAAGCGTTTGCGCGGCTATGATGTGCGCTATTTGACCGGTACGGACGAGCATGGGCAGAAGATCGAACGTAAAGCCCAGGAGAGCGGCAAGACTCCGCAGCAATTCGTCGACGACATTGTAGTCGGCATTAAGGACTTGTGGCGGAAGCTGGACATTTCCAACGATGACTTCATTCGCACCACCGAACCGCGCCATAAAGCCGTCGTTGAGGAAATCTTCGACCGTCTGGTGAAGAAGGGTGATATTTATAAAGGCGAATACGAGGGCTGGTACTGCACGCCGTGCGAATCGTTCTTTACGGAGCGCCAGCTCGTAGACGGCAATTGTCCAGATTGCGGACGTCCGGTCGAGCTGGTGAAAGAGGAGAGCTATTTCTTCCGCATGAGCCACTACGCGGATCGCCTGCTGCAGTACTATGAGGAGAATCCTGACTTCATTCAGCCGGAATCCCGCAAGAATGAGATGATCAACAACTTCATCAAGCCAGGTCTCGAGGATCTGGCGGTATCCCGTACGACATTCGATTGGGGGATCCGGGTCAAGGGAGATCCGAAGCACGTCATCTACGTGTGGATCGACGCATTGTCCAATTATATTACGGCGCTCGGTTACGGCACGGACAATCCGGAGCTGTATGACCGCTATTGGCCGGCGGATGTCCACCTCGTCGGGAAGGAGATTGTCCGTTTCCATACGATCTACTGGCCGATCATGCTCATGGCGCTGGATCTGCCGCTGCCGAAAAAGGTCTTTGGACACGGCTGGCTGCTGACGAAGGGCGGTAAAATGTCCAAATCCAAAGGAAATGTCGTTGATCCGAACATGCTGATCGACCGTTATGGCCTGGATGCAACGCGCTATTACTTGCTGCGCGAGGTTCCGTTCGGTTCTGACGGTTCCTTTACGCCGGAGAGCTTCGTGCAGCGCGTCAACTCAGACCTGGCCAATGATCTCGGGAACCTGCTGAACCGCACGGTGGCGATGATCGGCAAGTATTTTGACGGGGAGCTGCCGGCGTATCGTCCAAATGTAACGCCGTACGATGCTGAGCTGTCCGAACTCGCGCAGCAAACGATCCGCAAGGTGGAGGAAGTGATGGAGAATCTGGAGTTCTCCGTAGCCTTGACAGCGATCAGTGCATTCATCGGGCGGACGAATAAATACATTGATGAGACGCAGCCTTGGGTGCTGGCCAAGGACGAAGCGAAGCGGGAGGAGCTAGCTTCGGTCATGGTTCACTTGGCAGAATCCTTGCGCATCGCTTCCATCTTGCTGCAGCCGTTCCTGACCCAGGCTCCGGCCAAAATCTGGGCGCAGCTGGGCATTGAGCCAGGAGAGCTCACTTCCTGGGAGAGCGCGAAATCGTTCGGCTTGATTCCGGCTGGAACGAAGCTGGGCAAAGGGGAGCCGATCTTCCCTAGACTTGATGCCGATCAGGAAATCCAGTACATCGTCGATTCGATGTCCGCGGGAGCAGAGCCTGCTCCAGAAGAGCCTGCCAAAGCGCAGGAGGCGGAAGCCGTCAAGGAGGAGTCGAAGCCGGAGATCGGTATCGACGACTTTGCGAAGGTAGAGCTGCGCGTGGCCGAGGTTATCGCCTGCGAGCCGGTGCCGAAAGCGGATAAGCTGCTTAAGCTGCAGCTCGACCTCGGCTATGAGCAGCGCCAGGTTGTCTCCGGAATTGCGAAATTCTACAAGCCGGAGGAGCTGGTTGGCCGCAAAGTGATCTGCGTGACAAACCTCAAGCCGGTCAAGCTTCGCGGCGAGCTGTCGCAGGGCATGATTCTGGCCGCCTCGCAGGGAGATAAGCTGACGCTGGCGACCGTTCCAGATTCGATGCCAAACGGCGCGATCGTGAAGTAA
- the yidD gene encoding membrane protein insertion efficiency factor YidD — protein MGIVRKAVKGPIIFYRKFISPLKPPTCRFYPTCSAYALEAIEVHGPVKGSWLAARRIARCHPFHPGGIDPVPPRKSPIPEQGGQLNDGSSS, from the coding sequence ATGGGCATCGTTCGCAAAGCGGTTAAAGGCCCGATCATTTTCTACCGGAAGTTTATTTCTCCGCTGAAGCCGCCGACCTGCAGGTTTTACCCGACCTGCTCCGCCTACGCTCTGGAGGCGATCGAAGTGCACGGCCCGGTGAAAGGGTCCTGGCTCGCAGCCAGACGAATTGCCCGCTGCCATCCTTTTCACCCTGGCGGGATCGATCCCGTTCCTCCAAGAAAATCACCGATTCCGGAGCAGGGAGGCCAGCTTAACGACGGGAGCTCGTCATGA
- a CDS encoding Fur family transcriptional regulator has translation MLSSEQIIGVMSARGLRITDQRRTLAKLFAERDGYLTPKDVYEYMEKIYSGLSFDTVYRNLRVMEELGVLEQIMFEDGLKFRASCSEGHHHHHMICLQCERTYPIHFCPMPLTDAPEQFQVVKHKFEVFGYCKDCRRELNDERLPQNSGTS, from the coding sequence ATGCTGTCGAGTGAACAAATCATCGGGGTCATGTCCGCCCGAGGGCTGCGGATTACGGATCAGCGCAGAACGCTGGCCAAGCTGTTTGCAGAGCGTGACGGATATTTAACGCCGAAAGACGTTTATGAATATATGGAAAAAATATATAGCGGCCTCAGCTTTGATACAGTGTACCGCAATTTGCGGGTGATGGAGGAACTGGGGGTATTGGAGCAGATCATGTTTGAGGACGGCCTCAAGTTCCGGGCCAGCTGCAGCGAGGGGCATCATCATCACCATATGATCTGCCTGCAATGCGAGCGGACGTATCCGATCCATTTCTGCCCCATGCCTTTGACGGACGCGCCTGAGCAATTCCAGGTCGTGAAGCATAAGTTCGAAGTGTTCGGCTACTGTAAAGACTGCCGCCGCGAGCTGAACGACGAGCGGCTGCCTCAGAATAGCGGGACGTCCTGA
- a CDS encoding stalk domain-containing protein, which yields MNLKKMVLTTVSIASFVTMVLPASAAETVHGSILSTEDIKAEQTSIATEWQDAQTSITDQENPEAEGTGSGSKEEFPAANGTVQPTETKSAPESQQTSVVAAGTANGAADSGVSQLVLMMNSNKMYQNGKQYLAPHPMTVKDGVSYISIRAIVERTGLKLSFDNKTKETIIRRGGDELRFKLNSKTYKVNGAVKSMKGPSYSSNGVFLVPLTSITQALGIPYTVNQQEKKVVLNLSTKPVAAFSIGNPEIFAGETLVQYIPSAYSPKGLPIVEEQWEGREEVFMYPGRYVVSYRVKDSSGQWSDTFWLTVTVNKPHTPPVADFTTNKDTYKIGEFISYTDYSTDEDNAIVSREWLNNEMAFFTPGPKTIRLTVRNKYGLSSTVEKTITITEEILYTRDEFYKIYTPVGSKYSFDGTKIPTWTKVPYQYDTEPVTLIRSNSPETVYSEGILYRESAIGNTRFMLHHVNSTRKNVKMYVVATNRGTETARLTQTSLGMGGPTKYATASGKMSVQRYFESMQYGNKFKDVWLSPGQSKVIFTELSSSIMRQGDVVSLFADLYSDQTIQYHVIMLSTTRDPINALQNLSVLPMDNHNRGTYFDATRNIRYGDLLGLTPARLMIGDNSQDPYLVGRDGATGTYQMNAGNFGVLYRIKLYRVAPRTLITFNPRGGQYDGVIMVNGRIVQLPDTSGLKAPHEAAVLYRTGDLEETVEMLFTAAPGSSLSVNLLFQPLPEIKH from the coding sequence ATGAATTTGAAAAAAATGGTCCTCACCACCGTATCCATAGCTTCATTTGTGACCATGGTTCTACCTGCTAGTGCGGCAGAGACCGTACATGGAAGTATTCTAAGCACGGAGGATATCAAGGCAGAACAAACCAGCATCGCAACCGAATGGCAGGATGCTCAGACGAGCATAACCGATCAGGAAAACCCGGAGGCTGAAGGAACCGGCTCAGGCAGCAAGGAAGAATTCCCTGCGGCAAACGGTACGGTGCAGCCGACGGAAACCAAATCTGCACCGGAGAGCCAGCAGACCAGCGTTGTCGCAGCGGGGACGGCGAATGGGGCAGCAGATTCCGGTGTCAGCCAGCTGGTTTTGATGATGAATAGCAACAAAATGTATCAGAACGGCAAGCAATACTTGGCACCGCATCCGATGACGGTCAAGGACGGAGTTTCGTACATCTCTATCCGGGCGATCGTAGAGCGGACGGGCTTGAAATTATCCTTCGACAATAAAACCAAAGAGACGATCATCCGGCGGGGCGGCGACGAGCTGCGCTTCAAGCTGAACAGCAAGACCTATAAAGTGAACGGTGCCGTCAAGTCAATGAAAGGGCCCTCATATTCTTCTAACGGCGTATTCTTGGTTCCGTTAACCTCTATTACGCAAGCGCTTGGCATCCCCTATACGGTCAACCAGCAGGAGAAGAAGGTCGTTCTCAACCTGTCGACGAAGCCGGTCGCCGCATTCAGCATCGGCAACCCGGAAATTTTCGCAGGCGAGACTTTGGTGCAGTATATCCCTAGCGCATATTCCCCGAAAGGACTGCCGATTGTGGAGGAGCAGTGGGAGGGGCGCGAGGAAGTCTTTATGTATCCGGGCAGATACGTGGTCAGTTACCGTGTCAAGGATTCCAGCGGACAATGGAGCGATACGTTCTGGCTAACCGTGACGGTGAACAAGCCGCATACGCCTCCGGTCGCTGATTTTACTACGAATAAGGATACCTATAAGATCGGGGAATTCATTTCTTACACGGATTATAGTACGGACGAGGATAATGCGATCGTATCGCGCGAATGGCTCAACAATGAAATGGCTTTCTTCACGCCAGGGCCGAAGACGATCCGCTTGACTGTAAGGAATAAGTACGGGCTGTCCTCGACGGTCGAGAAGACGATTACGATTACGGAAGAGATATTGTATACGAGGGACGAATTCTACAAGATTTATACTCCAGTCGGCAGCAAATACTCGTTTGACGGTACCAAGATTCCCACTTGGACTAAGGTTCCTTACCAATATGATACGGAGCCTGTAACACTAATTCGCAGCAACAGCCCGGAGACGGTCTATTCCGAAGGCATCCTCTACCGGGAATCGGCGATCGGAAATACAAGATTCATGCTGCATCATGTAAACTCAACGAGGAAAAACGTCAAGATGTACGTCGTAGCCACAAACCGCGGCACGGAAACCGCGCGCTTAACTCAGACGAGCTTAGGGATGGGCGGACCTACGAAATACGCGACTGCTTCCGGCAAAATGTCGGTTCAGCGCTATTTTGAATCGATGCAGTACGGCAATAAGTTTAAGGACGTCTGGCTGTCTCCTGGACAAAGCAAAGTTATATTTACAGAACTCAGCTCCAGCATAATGAGACAGGGAGATGTTGTATCCCTGTTCGCCGACTTATACAGCGATCAGACGATTCAATATCACGTCATCATGCTTTCGACGACTAGAGATCCTATTAATGCCCTGCAGAATTTGTCCGTATTGCCTATGGATAACCACAACCGGGGAACATATTTCGATGCGACAAGAAACATCCGGTACGGCGATCTTCTGGGCCTTACGCCTGCCCGTCTGATGATCGGCGACAACTCGCAGGACCCTTATCTCGTCGGCAGGGACGGTGCGACAGGGACGTATCAAATGAACGCGGGCAACTTCGGCGTGCTGTACCGGATCAAGCTCTACCGGGTCGCTCCCCGGACGCTGATCACGTTTAATCCCCGGGGCGGGCAATACGATGGGGTGATTATGGTGAATGGCCGGATCGTCCAGCTTCCTGATACGAGCGGTTTGAAGGCCCCCCACGAGGCGGCCGTGCTGTACCGGACCGGAGACCTCGAGGAGACGGTGGAAATGCTGTTCACTGCAGCACCGGGCAGCAGCTTGTCCGTTAATCTGTTATTCCAGCCTTTACCTGAAATCAAGCACTAA
- the nagZ gene encoding beta-N-acetylhexosaminidase — protein MVLFNSRLYESRCRRLELSNLTLEQKIGQMFICGLPGTAADEGIKGLIAEHHLGGVIYFRRNIESVEQLSRLSRELQQLPRSTPEIPLFISMDQEGGMVARLDHDGVSRIQGNMALGAANDPALTEKAAALAAKELTDLGINLNFAPCVDVNNNPANPVIGVRSFGEDPLQVAEHGAAAIRGYQNQGVSATAKHFPGHGDTAVDSHHGLASVPHSKERLYRVELPPFRKAIESGVDMIMTAHVIFPAFEPDGIPATLSRRVLTGLLRTELGFEGVIITDCLEMHAISKSCGIAEGAVRAIEAGADIVLVSHTLEEQVRAIQSVLAAVQSGRLSEEQIDESVRRILSLKQKRIGVVQESSPPEPCSRPLTPKEESEPLLRQIAERSVTLVSDASRNLPLDGAEPVLVIWPELRRRTEVDEPAVHRYTLADAIAPYAEEVTLVTVGTFPDSGEIRGAIEQSRNFRQIIVLTYTAEGEVSEGQISLIQGLNEIHGSSIIVVSTRNPYDINFFPEIGTYLCLYENRQYSLDALAKVLFGQLRPQGKLPVGLNPQFPIGHGL, from the coding sequence ATGGTTTTATTTAATAGTCGATTATATGAAAGCAGGTGTAGAAGATTGGAACTGTCAAATCTAACGTTAGAGCAAAAAATCGGGCAAATGTTTATATGCGGTTTACCCGGAACAGCGGCAGATGAAGGAATTAAGGGGCTGATCGCGGAGCATCACCTGGGCGGTGTCATTTATTTCCGCCGGAACATCGAAAGCGTGGAACAGCTGTCCAGGCTGTCCCGGGAATTGCAGCAGCTGCCCCGCAGCACACCGGAAATTCCCCTGTTTATCTCCATGGATCAGGAAGGCGGGATGGTGGCGAGGCTGGATCATGACGGCGTAAGCCGAATTCAGGGCAATATGGCGCTCGGAGCCGCAAACGATCCGGCGCTGACGGAAAAGGCCGCTGCGCTGGCAGCCAAGGAATTAACCGACCTGGGCATCAACCTGAACTTTGCGCCGTGCGTTGATGTTAATAACAATCCGGCTAATCCGGTGATCGGCGTCCGCTCGTTTGGCGAGGACCCGCTGCAGGTAGCCGAACATGGAGCGGCAGCGATCCGGGGCTACCAAAATCAGGGGGTCAGCGCTACGGCCAAGCATTTTCCGGGGCACGGCGATACAGCCGTTGATTCGCATCATGGTTTGGCTAGCGTGCCGCACAGCAAGGAGCGGTTGTACCGCGTTGAGCTGCCGCCGTTTCGCAAAGCGATTGAGAGCGGCGTCGACATGATCATGACGGCGCATGTCATATTTCCAGCCTTTGAGCCGGACGGAATTCCGGCAACGCTGTCCCGCCGCGTACTTACCGGCTTACTGCGCACCGAGCTAGGATTCGAAGGCGTCATCATCACGGATTGCCTGGAGATGCATGCGATATCCAAAAGCTGCGGCATTGCCGAGGGCGCCGTACGGGCCATCGAGGCCGGAGCGGACATCGTCCTGGTCAGCCATACGCTGGAGGAGCAGGTGCGAGCGATTCAATCAGTGCTCGCTGCTGTGCAAAGCGGACGATTAAGCGAGGAACAAATCGATGAATCCGTGAGGCGTATTCTGTCCTTGAAGCAGAAGCGCATCGGCGTTGTACAAGAGAGCTCGCCGCCGGAGCCCTGCAGCCGCCCGCTGACGCCCAAGGAGGAGAGCGAACCGCTGCTGCGGCAGATCGCAGAGCGCAGTGTGACGCTCGTAAGCGATGCAAGCCGCAATTTGCCTCTAGACGGAGCGGAGCCTGTACTCGTCATCTGGCCGGAGCTGCGCCGCCGGACTGAGGTGGATGAGCCAGCTGTGCATCGTTACACGCTGGCCGATGCGATCGCTCCTTATGCGGAGGAAGTGACACTGGTTACCGTAGGCACTTTTCCCGATAGCGGCGAAATTCGCGGTGCGATAGAACAGAGCAGGAATTTCAGGCAGATTATCGTGCTTACTTACACCGCGGAAGGAGAGGTCTCCGAAGGGCAAATTTCCTTAATTCAGGGATTGAATGAAATTCATGGTTCTAGTATTATAGTTGTATCTACGCGGAATCCATATGATATCAATTTTTTTCCTGAAATCGGAACCTATTTGTGCCTATACGAGAACCGGCAATATTCGCTTGACGCGCTTGCCAAAGTGCTGTTCGGGCAGCTTCGCCCGCAGGGCAAGCTTCCGGTAGGCCTCAACCCTCAGTTCCCGATAGGACACGGCCTGTAA
- a CDS encoding sensor histidine kinase, whose translation MNLRIKLLTAFLGLVIVPLFILGVVTFFVTFQSIETKYSQQAEYSLKAISYSIKKVFQEMDNVTDNGISNEIFKMALMAEDPESQNLVSQIQLNENQKNFRSLLYNHPAIDYAFLYSERGYGETSNVVTLFNKESFQTLPYEKFKLHPLYEEVKALKGQSKWIAPYEYPELTGSENVFTQIRLIKDKNTMKPLGILAVQIKNWEFERIFQNLKLGSEMKDTRFMLVNDDGLVLYDHQSEFDGEHIQEHINKAFLPNDTYQSFKGKFNGQESIISIYNLQGYPWSLISVTSWSYLSQEVTTFAKWFIAILLTCLITATLFNVLFMNRITGHIGKIVRFMRKVEAGDLQARVEEKGDDELFLLQKGFNNQMNKINELFEQVKTEQEQKANAELRVLQAQIKPHFLFNTLESINVLAIQNEGRKVSEMVLRLASILRISIQEKEEIKLSLEIEHLYSYLEIQKIRFDDLFDYTIDIPEEMMPYRLLKLTLQPLVENSIQHGFDGIEYPGHITITGFLEEDRMILRIEDNGIGMTGEQLSSIQYAELGQVQYDALKPYPSPERQGLGLRSVHDRLRLQYGRRFGLFICSAPGQGTIIQCVIPKHGFI comes from the coding sequence ATGAACTTGAGGATCAAATTGTTGACGGCTTTTCTCGGCCTCGTAATCGTACCGCTATTCATTCTTGGCGTCGTCACGTTTTTCGTCACCTTTCAATCGATCGAGACAAAATACAGCCAGCAGGCTGAATATTCGCTCAAGGCCATCAGCTATAGCATTAAAAAAGTGTTTCAAGAGATGGACAATGTAACGGATAACGGGATCTCCAACGAAATATTCAAAATGGCGCTCATGGCCGAGGATCCCGAATCCCAGAACCTGGTCAGCCAAATTCAATTGAACGAGAACCAGAAAAACTTCCGCTCCCTGCTATATAACCATCCTGCCATCGATTACGCTTTTCTGTACAGTGAGCGGGGATACGGCGAAACCTCGAACGTGGTGACCTTGTTTAACAAGGAGAGCTTCCAGACTCTGCCGTACGAGAAGTTTAAGCTGCATCCCCTGTATGAAGAAGTGAAGGCGCTCAAGGGCCAGTCGAAGTGGATTGCACCTTATGAGTATCCAGAGCTGACGGGTTCTGAAAACGTATTCACACAAATCCGGCTGATCAAGGATAAAAATACGATGAAGCCGCTCGGCATTCTGGCGGTGCAGATCAAGAACTGGGAGTTTGAGCGGATTTTCCAGAATTTGAAGCTGGGCAGCGAAATGAAGGATACCCGTTTTATGCTCGTTAATGACGACGGTCTTGTCCTATACGATCATCAGTCCGAGTTTGACGGCGAGCACATTCAGGAGCATATTAACAAGGCGTTTCTTCCGAATGATACGTATCAGAGCTTCAAGGGAAAGTTCAACGGGCAGGAAAGCATCATTTCTATTTACAATTTGCAAGGTTATCCCTGGAGCCTGATATCTGTAACCTCCTGGAGCTATTTGTCGCAGGAGGTGACGACCTTTGCCAAATGGTTTATCGCCATCCTGCTGACATGCTTGATCACAGCGACGCTGTTCAACGTGCTGTTCATGAACCGGATTACCGGCCATATCGGCAAAATCGTCCGGTTTATGCGCAAGGTCGAGGCGGGGGATTTACAGGCCAGAGTGGAGGAGAAAGGCGATGACGAGCTCTTTTTGCTGCAAAAGGGCTTTAACAATCAAATGAACAAAATCAATGAGCTGTTCGAACAGGTCAAGACGGAGCAGGAGCAGAAGGCCAACGCGGAGCTGCGGGTGCTGCAGGCGCAAATCAAGCCTCATTTTCTCTTTAACACGCTGGAGTCGATCAACGTTCTGGCCATTCAGAACGAAGGGCGGAAGGTGAGCGAAATGGTGCTGCGCCTGGCCAGCATTTTGCGGATTAGCATTCAGGAGAAGGAAGAGATCAAGCTTAGTCTCGAAATCGAGCATTTGTACAGCTATTTGGAAATCCAAAAGATCAGGTTCGACGACTTGTTCGATTATACCATCGATATCCCGGAGGAAATGATGCCGTACCGGCTGCTCAAATTAACGCTTCAGCCGCTCGTGGAGAACAGCATTCAGCACGGCTTCGACGGCATTGAATATCCGGGCCATATCACGATTACAGGATTCCTGGAGGAAGACCGGATGATTCTGCGGATTGAAGACAACGGGATCGGCATGACCGGGGAGCAGCTATCCTCCATCCAGTATGCGGAGCTAGGGCAAGTCCAGTACGATGCGTTGAAGCCTTATCCAAGTCCGGAGAGACAGGGCCTGGGACTGCGAAGTGTTCATGACCGATTGCGTTTGCAGTATGGCCGCAGATTCGGATTGTTCATTTGCTCGGCTCCCGGACAAGGCACGATCATTCAATGCGTCATTCCCAAGCATGGTTTTATTTAA
- a CDS encoding extracellular solute-binding protein, giving the protein MRNRSILCLILLFIAAAMLASGCDKGNEDAGPAGANGSSLRGQEEVHAEPFEVTIRHTQVGESKKFRLAILKDVVRQTEADIPGLKIRLDGVDSEVNRKEKLRGEMAAGKPPDIFDVFGSPDSGIYAREGLMLDLTPILDELGLKHKIRGLEPYTHDGKVYGLPAGASIEGFFYNKAYFEEKGLHLPRTLDQLEQLAEFIKADGKIPFAQSSKEAWVPLMTTNNLWSYFAGPEITYGFRSGTAKWTDPEVVRAFEKHKGWVDKGYYMPGELAAEYTDMRNQIISGEAIMMMDGSWANSVFRDPDQAGDLIGKIGYFNMPPEAEGDPYIVMNDFNNGYGFSSSMADDPRKLQTVKRFIVNFWTEEMQLRGLKEDGVLPALVIDAERLADTVSDPLLQDIFNGVEQIDISYPAYDALVQTPVNEALGLGFQQMLSGAAEPGAMLEALQRTQQAANTELP; this is encoded by the coding sequence ATGAGAAATCGTTCCATATTATGCCTTATTCTGCTCTTCATCGCAGCGGCCATGCTTGCATCCGGATGCGATAAGGGGAACGAGGACGCCGGTCCGGCAGGGGCGAATGGATCCTCCCTACGAGGGCAGGAAGAAGTTCATGCCGAGCCTTTTGAAGTGACGATTCGACATACGCAGGTGGGAGAGTCCAAGAAATTTCGGCTGGCGATTCTGAAAGACGTCGTTCGGCAGACCGAAGCGGATATTCCCGGTTTGAAAATCCGGCTGGATGGGGTCGATTCCGAGGTGAACCGCAAGGAGAAGCTGCGCGGCGAGATGGCTGCCGGCAAGCCGCCGGACATCTTCGACGTATTTGGCAGCCCGGACTCCGGAATCTATGCGCGGGAAGGGCTGATGCTTGATTTGACCCCGATTTTGGATGAGCTGGGGCTCAAACATAAAATCAGGGGTCTTGAGCCGTATACGCATGACGGAAAAGTTTACGGTTTGCCGGCCGGAGCGTCAATCGAAGGTTTTTTTTATAATAAGGCTTATTTCGAAGAGAAGGGGCTTCATCTGCCAAGGACGCTTGACCAGTTGGAGCAGCTGGCGGAATTCATTAAGGCGGACGGCAAAATTCCATTTGCCCAGTCCTCCAAGGAAGCCTGGGTTCCGCTAATGACGACGAACAATTTATGGTCTTATTTCGCTGGACCCGAGATTACATACGGCTTCAGGTCAGGCACTGCCAAGTGGACCGACCCGGAAGTCGTACGGGCCTTCGAGAAGCATAAGGGATGGGTTGACAAAGGATATTACATGCCTGGCGAGCTGGCCGCGGAATATACCGATATGAGAAATCAAATCATTAGCGGCGAAGCGATCATGATGATGGACGGATCTTGGGCGAACTCAGTTTTCAGAGATCCTGATCAGGCGGGTGATTTAATCGGCAAAATCGGTTACTTCAACATGCCGCCGGAAGCGGAGGGTGACCCATACATCGTCATGAACGACTTTAACAACGGGTATGGTTTTTCAAGCTCGATGGCGGACGATCCCCGTAAATTGCAGACGGTGAAGCGGTTCATCGTGAATTTTTGGACGGAGGAAATGCAGCTGCGGGGGCTGAAGGAGGACGGCGTGCTTCCTGCTCTAGTCATCGATGCCGAACGTCTTGCGGATACGGTGAGCGATCCCTTGCTGCAGGACATTTTTAACGGCGTAGAGCAAATTGATATTTCATATCCTGCCTATGACGCGCTTGTCCAGACGCCGGTCAATGAGGCACTGGGGCTCGGATTCCAGCAAATGCTCAGCGGGGCGGCGGAGCCGGGAGCAATGCTCGAAGCGCTGCAGCGGACGCAGCAGGCAGCGAATACGGAGCTTCCATAA
- the pflA gene encoding pyruvate formate-lyase-activating protein — MLKGRIHSLETFGTVDGPGIRFVLFMQGCLLKCQYCHNPDTWSLTDGKEMTLEEVLAEIEPYLNYYRPSGGGLTVSGGEATLQAPFVTELFREVKKRWNLHTTLDTNGYNEGPKIIELLDVTDLVMLDLKHIDNEKHIKLTGKPNERMLNMAKWLSKEGRNMWIRYVLVPGLTDDEQDLLDLGRFIGELNAVEKFEILPYHQMGIYKWQELGWSYPLEGVPSPMEAEVQRAYELIEEGKKQTLSATS, encoded by the coding sequence ATGCTTAAAGGTCGCATACATTCATTGGAGACATTCGGAACGGTCGATGGCCCGGGCATTCGCTTCGTCCTCTTCATGCAGGGCTGCTTGCTGAAATGTCAATATTGCCACAATCCCGATACATGGAGCCTGACGGACGGTAAAGAAATGACCCTGGAAGAGGTGCTTGCTGAAATTGAGCCGTACCTCAACTACTATCGGCCGTCAGGCGGCGGGTTGACGGTCTCCGGTGGAGAAGCTACGCTGCAGGCGCCATTCGTGACGGAATTATTCCGTGAAGTGAAGAAGCGCTGGAATCTGCATACAACGCTCGATACGAACGGTTATAATGAAGGCCCGAAAATCATCGAGCTATTGGATGTCACCGACCTGGTCATGCTTGACTTGAAGCATATCGACAACGAGAAGCATATCAAGCTGACCGGCAAGCCGAACGAACGCATGCTGAACATGGCGAAATGGCTGTCTAAGGAAGGCCGCAACATGTGGATCAGATACGTGCTTGTTCCAGGCTTGACCGATGATGAACAGGATTTGCTTGATCTCGGACGCTTTATCGGTGAACTGAACGCCGTAGAGAAATTTGAAATACTTCCGTATCATCAGATGGGCATATACAAGTGGCAGGAGCTAGGCTGGAGTTATCCATTGGAAGGCGTGCCTTCACCGATGGAGGCAGAGGTTCAGCGGGCATACGAGCTGATTGAAGAAGGAAAAAAGCAGACGCTATCCGCGACTTCATAA